The Bartonella bovis 91-4 sequence CCTGGTTGTGGTATTGGTTTGAGTATAGCAAAAGCTGTTATGAAACTTCATGGAGGAGAGCTTTTACTTGAAGATGCAAGTCCAGGGCTTAGAGCTGTTTTAATGTTTCCTTAATATTTGTTTACTTCATCATTTTATTTGATGTGTGTAAAACTATTTTTCTAAATCTGTAATGTGAATACAATAAAACAAAACTCAAAATGCTTTCTCAAGGGAATGCAGATGAAAAAAGCTTTTTTAAAAACGCAGTTTCTCTCTTTACGTCCACTTGATGAAAGTGGTTCTCAATGGCTAAAGGATATTGAAGAACAAGCAAGAAAAGAAAATTTAGAATCATTGGTTTCCTATATTACAGCTGGGGGAGAGCAGGTTGACTTCATTAGTGCAGTGATGACTTTATCTCCTTTTTTGCGTGGAGTTTTGATTGCAAATCCATCTTATCTTAGTCCTTTATTGGATGTTGATATGGAAACAAGGCTTAGCAAAATTATAGAAGATATTGCAACTGTCGATAGAGTTGAAGGTATTCATGAAGCTTCATTAATGGCTGCTCTAAGGCGCAAGAAAAAAGAAGCACATGTTCTTATTGCTTTAGCTGATTTGAGTGGCATTTTTACTTGTTCGGTATCATGTGCATGGTTAACCCTTTTGGGTGAAGCGGCTTTGGGTGCAGCTTTACGTTTTCTTTTGAGAGAAGCACATGATCATGGAAAGATTAGTTTGCTTAATCGTGATAATCCAGAACAAAATAGTGGCTTGATCGTTTTAGGTATGGGAAAGTTTGGTGCAGGAGAGCTTAATTATTCTTCTGATATAGATCTTATTATTTTTATTGATGACACGTTGCCTCATATTGGTGATTTTTATGAAAGTGTTGATGTATTCTCTAAAATAGTACGTCGATTGATCTATATCATTCAAGCTCGCACTGCTGATGGATATGTTTTTCGGCTTGATTTGCGGCTTCGCCCTGATCCAGGCTCAACGCCTTTAGCATTACCGGTAAGTGCAGCTTTACGTTATTATGAAGGGCGTGGTCAAAATTGGGAACGTGCAGCTATGATTAAGGCACGTCCCGTGGTGGGTGATATTATTGCAGGTTTTAATGTACTTAAAGATCTTTCACCTTATGTATGGCGAAAATATTTAGACTATGCTGCTATTGCCGATATTCATTCTATCAAACGTCAAATCCACGCGTATAAAAATTATGGTCAAATTTCTGCTTTTGGCCATAATATAAAGTTGGGAAGAGGTGGTATTCGCGAGATTGAATTTTTTGTTCAGACACAACAATTAATTGCAGGTGGACGCTTTTCTCAATTGCGTGGACGTGAAACAGTTGCAATGTTGAAAGAGCTTTATAATCTTGGTTGGATTGGTAAGAAAACCAGAGATAGCCTTATAAAAAGTTATGCTTTTTTACGTAACGTTGAACACCGGATTCAAATGCTTGCCGATGAACAGACGCATATTCTGCCACAGGATGTTTCTCAATTTACTAGTGTTGCATATTTAATGGGGTATAAGAAGAAAAGCTGTTTTATGAGTGAGTTATTAGAAACACTTAAAGTTGTTGAAAAACATTATGCAGTGCTCTTTGAACATGAACAAGAACTTGGCCTGGAAATTGGCAATTTAGTTTTTACAGGTGAGGAAGATGATCCCGAAACACTTATCACATTAAGCCGTTTAGGTTTTGAAAGGGCTAGTGATATTTGTCGTATCATGCGTACATTGCATTGTGGGCGTTATAAAGCCACTCAATCTGCTGAAGCACGTGAAAGACTAACAGAACTTACACCAGCACTTTTGAAAGCTTTCGGTGCTACTAAAAGGGCTGATCAAGCAATGTTGCGTTTTGATAGTTTTTTGCAAGGTTTGCCTTCAGGGATTCAACTGTTTAGTTTATTGCAGTCTAATCCATCTCTTTTAAACATGTTGGTACGTATTATGGGAGCAGCTCCACGCCTTGCGGAAATTATTACACGTAAACCGCATGTTTTTGATGGAATGCTGGATCCAACAATTTTTTCAGAATTAC is a genomic window containing:
- a CDS encoding bifunctional [glutamine synthetase] adenylyltransferase/[glutamine synthetase]-adenylyl-L-tyrosine phosphorylase encodes the protein MKKAFLKTQFLSLRPLDESGSQWLKDIEEQARKENLESLVSYITAGGEQVDFISAVMTLSPFLRGVLIANPSYLSPLLDVDMETRLSKIIEDIATVDRVEGIHEASLMAALRRKKKEAHVLIALADLSGIFTCSVSCAWLTLLGEAALGAALRFLLREAHDHGKISLLNRDNPEQNSGLIVLGMGKFGAGELNYSSDIDLIIFIDDTLPHIGDFYESVDVFSKIVRRLIYIIQARTADGYVFRLDLRLRPDPGSTPLALPVSAALRYYEGRGQNWERAAMIKARPVVGDIIAGFNVLKDLSPYVWRKYLDYAAIADIHSIKRQIHAYKNYGQISAFGHNIKLGRGGIREIEFFVQTQQLIAGGRFSQLRGRETVAMLKELYNLGWIGKKTRDSLIKSYAFLRNVEHRIQMLADEQTHILPQDVSQFTSVAYLMGYKKKSCFMSELLETLKVVEKHYAVLFEHEQELGLEIGNLVFTGEEDDPETLITLSRLGFERASDICRIMRTLHCGRYKATQSAEARERLTELTPALLKAFGATKRADQAMLRFDSFLQGLPSGIQLFSLLQSNPSLLNMLVRIMGAAPRLAEIITRKPHVFDGMLDPTIFSELPTKAYLENRINYFLEGVTAYEDILDRLRIFADEQRFLIGIRLLNGTITGDKAGFAFTALADLMIEKTVAVVQEEFSRCHGNVKGGRIGILGMGKLGSCELTAGSDVDLIVLYDHDEGAEISDGEKPLYVSQYYTRLTQRFVSALSSSTSQGILYAVDLRLRPLGNKGPVAVFFEVFAKYQRKEAWIWEHLALTRARGIAGDADFLQKLENEVRAIIALPRDKKMIAKEVREMRALIEQKKPPKNRWDLKTIPGGIMDLEFIAQFAVITHMIEFQIGTTTADILSHLPKSFLDQTFISELHYAYCLYTNLSQIIRLCLNDYLNPDDMPPGLGDLLLHSVGEPDLLRVEKLIEETGQSVRSIFTQVLKD